CAATCATTTTTTTAGAGAAAACCCCAGCATCTGTATAAAACTGAAAACTTTCTCCTAATAAATTAACCTTTAAATCATGAATATCATGAGCCGCATCTGGCGTCTCAGCATAATACATTTTTGACATTATTTTTTCCTTCTAGATAGTACTTTTTCTTTATCGTATCATAAATAGCAAAGTAAGGCTAGTGAAATGACAAGGCTTACATTCGACCTTTTTTTTCTGCTATAATATTATTTATGCTAAATGAATTTATCAATTTCGAAACGATATCACGCAAGGAATGGCAACGCCTTCATAAAGAGGACAATGCCCCATTGACTGCAGAAGAACTGGATTCCATTCGAAGCCTTAATGATAAGATTGATGTGCAAGAAGTTAGTGACATTTATCTTCCCCTTATCAATCTCATTCGTATCTATCAGAAAACTGCCAACGATCTAACCTTTTCTAAGAGTATCTTTTTACAAAAATCACAGACTAACCGTCCATTTATTATTGGGGTATCTGGTTCAGTTGCTGTTGGCAAATCCACTACCAGTCGTTTGCTTCAACTCTTGTTGCAGCGTACCTTTCCCCAATCTAATGTTGAACTTGTGACAACTGATGGCTTTCTCTATCCTAACCAAACCTTGAAAGAAAAAGGCATCCTTAATCGTAAGGGCTTCCCTGAGTCCTACGATATGCCACTTCTTCTCAACTTTTTAGATACTATAAAAAATGGTGGTGATGTCAATATTCCTGTTTACTCTCATGAAATTTATGATATTGTACCAGGACTTACCCAAGAAATCAGACAGCCTAATTTTTTAATTGTCGAAGGGATTAATGTTTTCCAGAACCCTATTAACCAACGGCTCTACATGAGTGACTATTTCGATTTTTCTCTCTTCATTGACGCTGAAGTTAATAATATCGAATCCTGGTATCTCGAACGTTTTCAAACCCTTCTTGAGCTCGCCAAAAAAGATGAAAACAACTACTACCATCGTTTCACTAAATTTAGTAAGGATGAAGCTTTATCTTTAGCACAAAAAACCTGGCGTGATATCAATTTGGTTAACCTGGAAAATTATATCGAACCTACACGAAGTCGAGCTGAACTGATTCTTCACAAGGGAGACAATCATAAAATCGACTTCATCCACTTAAAAAAATAGAAAAAGCTTGCCAAGGGGCCTAAAATAACGTATAATGACATAGTTAGATAAATTTTGGAGGTGAAAACATTGGCAAATATTAAATCAGCTATCAAACGCGCTGAACTTAACGTTAAACAAAACGAAAAAAACTCAGCTCAAAAATCAGCTTTGCGTACTGCTATTAAAGCATTCAACGCTAACCCAACTGAAGAAGCTTACCGTGCTGCATCAGCTAGCATCGATAAAGCCGCTTCTAAAGGTTTGATTCATAAAAACAAAGCAAGCCGCGATAAATCACGTCTTGCAGCTAAATTGGCTAACTAATTGAAAGCTCCATTTAGGAGTTTTTTTATTACCTAAAAAACCTGCTAGATTATCGTCTAGCAGGTTTTCTTTATTAATTAAACTCCGGTGATCTTAACTTCAAAAATCGTTCCCTTTGGTTGATTATCTTTAACAACAATTGTTCCTTTAAGGGCTAAAACAATTTGTTGCGCTAGGGATAAGCCAAGTCCAAACCCACCTTTTTGTCTGGTTCTAGCCTTATCTACGCGATAAAATCGATCAAAGATTTTTTTCTTATCACTATCTGATATTCCAGGACCATTATCAGCTACAGAAATATAAAGATGCCGGTCATTAGTGCGGACAGTAAAGGTAACATGTCCGTCATCTTCCGTATATTTAATCGCATTATCAAATAAGATGGTCATTAACTGTTTCAATAACGTTTTATCAGTCTGGATTGGACGACCAACTTGGTTTTGAGCCGTGAAACCTTTCTCATTTTCTTCTGCAATCATGGCATAGTTGGTAAAGACTGTATCAAAGAAAGCAGGTTCTAAGGTTTCGATTTCTGGTTTAATACCATCGTCACGACGAGCCAAGTTCAAAAGATTAGTCGTCAAAAGACGCATGTTGCGTACTTCATCAAGACTTGAAGCAATATTCTCTGAATTATCTAGAATGGTGCTCTCAGGCTTGCGGAAAAGAACTTCTAATCTGTTTTGAATCACAGCAAGCGGTGTCCGTAACTCATGGCTAGCATTCTCAACAAAAGCCTTCTGCTTCTCCAAGCTTTCCTGGATAGGACGTCTTGACCACTTAGCCAAATACATACTAGCCGCAACAGAT
Above is a window of Streptococcus salivarius DNA encoding:
- the coaA gene encoding type I pantothenate kinase → MLNEFINFETISRKEWQRLHKEDNAPLTAEELDSIRSLNDKIDVQEVSDIYLPLINLIRIYQKTANDLTFSKSIFLQKSQTNRPFIIGVSGSVAVGKSTTSRLLQLLLQRTFPQSNVELVTTDGFLYPNQTLKEKGILNRKGFPESYDMPLLLNFLDTIKNGGDVNIPVYSHEIYDIVPGLTQEIRQPNFLIVEGINVFQNPINQRLYMSDYFDFSLFIDAEVNNIESWYLERFQTLLELAKKDENNYYHRFTKFSKDEALSLAQKTWRDINLVNLENYIEPTRSRAELILHKGDNHKIDFIHLKK
- the rpsT gene encoding 30S ribosomal protein S20; this translates as MANIKSAIKRAELNVKQNEKNSAQKSALRTAIKAFNANPTEEAYRAASASIDKAASKGLIHKNKASRDKSRLAAKLAN
- a CDS encoding sensor histidine kinase, translating into MLTKFFNYLFRRIKSDGFKSFIHFFATFSGIFLIMTVMILQILSYGVYSNVDSSLKMAATKTNSYLEMEMLKRELFLTSEVDQNNTTTIYQAYDTKESTAETPDSSGSKKEPKKKSKIEDTPHDLSVAANTSVLVLDKNGKVLNVVDKFSSLSNLPIDKNNIDVISKGSAQNYFDQTEKYRLITEKVDNSLYPDAKYLVIAINTTQLEEATERYVKLIVIMMSFFWLLSVAASMYLAKWSRRPIQESLEKQKAFVENASHELRTPLAVIQNRLEVLFRKPESTILDNSENIASSLDEVRNMRLLTTNLLNLARRDDGIKPEIETLEPAFFDTVFTNYAMIAEENEKGFTAQNQVGRPIQTDKTLLKQLMTILFDNAIKYTEDDGHVTFTVRTNDRHLYISVADNGPGISDSDKKKIFDRFYRVDKARTRQKGGFGLGLSLAQQIVLALKGTIVVKDNQPKGTIFEVKITGV